A part of Roseofilum capinflatum BLCC-M114 genomic DNA contains:
- a CDS encoding SGNH/GDSL hydrolase family protein, producing MGNLGLAAGSVVFALLVAEVGLRIANIPPQAKPQPQASAPPEPSPSPVEPSPTPSPSPPPAQEMVLPSQRNAPPKPAPGTPQPNFFQTDEDLGWSHRAGMAGWWTAEGEAYIEINSAGLRDREHPLEKPPNTFRIAILGDSFSEALQVPLEQTYWWLMEQGLKECGALQGKTVEVINFGVTNYGTGQQLLRLRRDGWPYNPDLVLLAVFTGNDIADNYRPLDARNRPYFVYNNQGELEPDMSFRNPDKTLPPYNLSRVDMLPGWLVDHSRILQLVRTVEKDMKNRELEALRQYTYNYLYREPEDQTWEQAWRVTEDLMALMHEEVQEKDAEFMVVTLTNEVQVNPNQGFRDGFVASNEITDLFYPDNRIKALGDRLNFPVVTLAPTLQTYAEENQVCLHGFANAVECGGHWNAQGHAIAAQVLTPQVCQYLSSTPGKQDN from the coding sequence ATGGGTAATCTGGGGTTAGCTGCGGGAAGCGTAGTCTTTGCCCTCTTGGTTGCAGAAGTGGGGTTACGCATTGCTAATATTCCGCCTCAAGCGAAACCCCAACCCCAAGCTTCGGCTCCTCCAGAACCCAGTCCTTCTCCTGTGGAACCCTCTCCAACCCCATCCCCTTCACCCCCTCCAGCTCAGGAGATGGTTTTGCCGTCCCAGAGAAATGCGCCCCCAAAGCCTGCACCGGGAACCCCGCAACCGAACTTTTTTCAAACGGATGAGGATTTGGGATGGAGTCATAGAGCAGGGATGGCGGGATGGTGGACTGCCGAAGGAGAAGCCTATATTGAGATTAACAGTGCTGGATTGCGCGATCGCGAACATCCTTTGGAAAAACCCCCCAATACGTTCCGCATTGCCATTTTGGGCGATTCTTTTTCTGAAGCGCTGCAAGTCCCCCTAGAGCAAACCTATTGGTGGTTAATGGAACAGGGATTAAAAGAGTGTGGGGCGCTCCAGGGAAAAACTGTCGAAGTGATTAATTTTGGCGTAACCAACTATGGAACCGGACAACAGTTATTGCGTTTGCGTCGGGATGGGTGGCCCTATAACCCCGATCTGGTACTCTTAGCCGTCTTTACGGGCAATGATATCGCTGATAATTATAGGCCTTTAGATGCTCGCAATCGTCCCTATTTTGTTTATAACAATCAGGGAGAATTAGAGCCGGATATGTCCTTCCGAAATCCGGATAAAACTCTACCGCCCTATAATTTATCGAGGGTGGATATGTTGCCGGGTTGGTTAGTCGATCATTCCCGGATTTTGCAGTTGGTTCGGACTGTGGAAAAGGATATGAAAAATCGAGAACTGGAAGCTTTGCGCCAGTATACTTATAATTATTTGTATCGGGAGCCAGAGGATCAAACTTGGGAACAGGCTTGGCGAGTGACGGAGGATTTGATGGCATTGATGCATGAGGAAGTGCAAGAGAAGGATGCAGAATTTATGGTAGTAACCTTAACTAATGAGGTGCAAGTGAACCCTAATCAAGGGTTTCGCGATGGGTTTGTGGCGAGTAATGAGATTACGGATTTATTTTATCCGGACAATCGGATTAAGGCTTTGGGCGATCGCCTCAATTTTCCGGTGGTGACTTTAGCGCCAACCCTGCAAACCTATGCCGAGGAGAATCAGGTGTGCTTACATGGGTTTGCCAATGCAGTAGAATGTGGGGGCCATTGGAATGCTCAAGGTCATGCGATCGCCGCCCAAGTGCTAACCCCCCAAGTCTGTCAGTATCTCAGTTCAACCCCAGGAAAACAGGATAACTGA
- a CDS encoding Uma2 family endonuclease, producing the protein MVQAPSTPQILYPDSDGLPMAENTVQYRWIVYLVSNLRRLFAQQKVFVAGDLLWYPIQVDAPPAPAQAPDAMVVFGRPPGDRGSYKQWEEDNIAPQVVFEILSPSNSNSEMLAKQIFYQKHGVLEMFFYNPESRDFWGYVRGDQEEDFILITPLNLPWTSPLLEIRFELFADGLAVFYPNGKPFQDPEEVMEERDRIQQERDRIQEERNQIQQERDRAIAKLRELGIDPSEL; encoded by the coding sequence ATGGTTCAAGCTCCCAGTACACCGCAAATCCTTTATCCTGACTCCGATGGGTTACCCATGGCTGAAAACACGGTTCAATATCGATGGATTGTTTACCTAGTGAGTAATTTAAGGCGCTTATTTGCCCAGCAAAAGGTATTTGTTGCTGGGGATTTACTCTGGTATCCAATTCAGGTCGATGCGCCTCCTGCCCCAGCCCAAGCGCCTGATGCCATGGTTGTTTTTGGCCGACCTCCTGGCGATCGCGGGAGTTATAAACAATGGGAAGAAGATAATATTGCTCCCCAAGTTGTCTTTGAAATTTTGTCACCGAGTAACTCTAATAGTGAGATGCTGGCAAAACAGATATTTTATCAAAAACATGGGGTTCTGGAGATGTTTTTTTATAACCCAGAATCTCGTGATTTTTGGGGATACGTCAGGGGAGATCAAGAGGAGGATTTTATATTGATTACTCCTCTGAATTTACCCTGGACATCTCCGCTCTTAGAGATTCGCTTTGAATTATTCGCTGATGGTTTAGCGGTGTTTTATCCCAATGGAAAACCTTTTCAAGATCCGGAGGAGGTGATGGAAGAGCGCGATCGCATTCAGCAAGAGCGCGATCGCATTCAGGAGGAACGAAATCAGATTCAGCAAGAGCGCGATCGGGCGATCGCCAAGCTCCGAGAACTGGGAATCGATCCCAGTGAACTTTGA